Proteins encoded together in one Lathyrus oleraceus cultivar Zhongwan6 chromosome 5, CAAS_Psat_ZW6_1.0, whole genome shotgun sequence window:
- the LOC127084742 gene encoding 50S ribosomal protein L2, chloroplastic-like, translated as MAIHLSKTSSPSTRNGAVNSQVKSNSRNRLISGQHHCGKGRNARGIITAGHRGGGHKRLYHKIDFRRNEKDIYGRIITIEYDPNRNAHICLIHYGDGEKRYILHPKGAIIGDTIVYGTEVPIKMGNALPLKSTSTDMPLGMTIHNIEITLGKGGQLARAAGAVAKLIAKEGKSATLKLPSGEVRLISKNCSATVGQVGNVGVNQKSLGRAGAKRWRGKRPLVRGVVMNPVDHPHGGGEGRAPIGRKKPSTPWDYPALGRRTRKSNKYSDNLILRRRSK; from the exons ATGGCGATACATTTATCCAAAACTTCTAGCCCGAGCACACGCAATGGAGCCGTAAACAGTcaagtgaaatccaattcacgaAATCGTTTGATTTCCGGACAGCATCATTGTGGTAAAGGGCGTAATGCCAGAGGAATCATTACCGCAGGGCATAGAGGGGGAGGTCATAAGCGTCTATACCATAAAATTGATTTTAGACGCAATGAAAAAGACATATATGGTAGAATCATAACCATAGAATATGACCCTAATCGAAATGCACACATTTGTCTCATACACTATGGGGATGGTGAGAAAAGATATATTTTACACCCCAAAGGGGCTATAATTGGAGATACCATTGTTTATGGTACAGAAGTTCCTATAAAAATGGGAAATGCCCTACCTTTGA aatCTACTTCAACCGATATGCCGTTAGGCATGACCATACATAATATAGAAATAACACTTGGAAAGGGTGGACAATTAGCTAGAGCAGCGGGTGCTGTAGCGAAACTGATTGCAAAAGAGGGTAAATCAGCAACATTAAAATTACCTTCTGGAGAGGTCCGTTTGATATCAAAAAACTGCTCAGCAACAGTCGGACAAGTAGGGAATGTTGGGGTAAACCAGAAAAGTTTGGGCAGAGCCGGAGCTAAACGTTGGCGAGGCAAGCGTCCTTTAGTTAGAGGGGTAGTTATGAACCCTGTAGACCATCCACATGGGGGTGGTGAAGGGAGGGCGCCAATTGGTAGAAAAAAACCCTCAACTCCTTGGGATTATCCTGCACTTGGAAGAAGAACTAGAAAAAGCAATAAATATAGTGATAATTTGATTCTTCGTCGCCGTAGTAAATAG